GACGTCCGGTTACGATCGAAGAAATGAGAGCACATGGGTGAAGCTAAATCGGCCTTGGGCATGTTCGCCCACCCTGACGATATCGAGTTTGTCGCAGCAGGCACTTTACTCCTATTGAAGGAGCGTGGCTGGGATATTCATTACATGAATCTGACGGGAGGAGATCTCGGTAGCCTGGAACACGATCGTGATGAGACACGCTGCATTCGCATTCAAGAAGGACAGGATGCGGCAAAACTACTGAGAGCCACATTCCACGATCCCGTGTGCAATGACTTGGAGATTCTGTACGAGCTGGAAACGATTCGGCGCATTACAGCAGTCATTCGCGAGACTGATCCTAGCATTATTCTGACGCACGCTTTGAGCGATTACATGATGGATCATGAAAACACGGCGAAGCTCACTGTATCATCCGCCTTCGTAAAAGGCATGCCCAACTATGAAACCCACCCTCCCGTGGAAGCGGTTTCGACCAACACGACTATCTACCATGCCATGCCTCACGGGCTGCAAACGCCCATGCGTGAAAAGGTGCGGGCTGGACTCTATGTCGATACCGGTTCCGTTCATTCAACCAAGCGCGAAGCATTAGCAGCTCACAAAAGCCAAAAACACTTTCTCGATGCGACCCAAGGCATGGACTCCTACCTGGTTACCATGGATGAACTTTCCAAAGGGGTTGGTAAGTTGTCTGGCCGATATGAACATGCCGAAGGCTGGCGGCGCCATTTGCACTTAGGGTTCAGCACTGAGGAGCAGGATCCATTGGCCGAAGCGTTGAAAGACGTGTGCTGTATAGATGAGGCCTACGAAGCGTCACTTCGCGAACCAAAGTAAACGTTCGTCATGAAAACACACAGGCTAAGATGTCTGTGCTACTTCAGCAAGCTCAGGCGAGTTCATCTTTGCATACACTTTACTTGCCGTAAGCCCTGCAAGAACAAGAGACACAATCAACCCGATAGTTGCTAGAATTAGAATCGGTTTGGGAGTTTTCCGATCACCACTCAGTTCTTTTCGAGTGCCCAGATAGATTAAGGCAGCCGCCAACGCTGGAATGCCCAAAACAGTCAGGGCCTGAGCGAACGTTATAAGTAAAACCGTGCTGCCCTCTTGGACAAGAGAAGCAATCGCAACCATCATCCCAACCAACAATGCCAAAGCAGTTAAGTGGACTGGCCAACGGTCATTCAAACGAGAACCTTTACCCAAAGCGTCTGACATAACGGTACCCCCTATCATGGCATTAACCAGGAAGGAGCTCAATGCACCTGCCAAAATTCCACCGGCAAAAATGTAACGTGCACCCGAACCAAACAGTGGTTCTAACTGACGAGCGACATCGCCCACCGATGCTAGGGTGACTCCGCCAGGCATTCCATAAAAAGTGCGCCAAGCCGTTAAGAGGATGATCACGGTGATAATACCCAGCACTGATATACTCACCATGGAATCCAACATGCCTTTGCGGACATCTCCCATTCCCCAGCCACGTTCTTTTACCAGGTAGGCTTGGTAAAATGCACCTCCGACTGAGAAAGTCGTTCCGATCATACCCAACAGTGGAATCAGGTCAGGACTGCCAGTTGGGCGGACGGGTTCGAAGTCGGGTGGATTAAAAAGCACGAGCAAGAAATTCACCACAAAGGCCGCACACATGAAAGCGATGAGAAACTTCATCAACTTTTCAATGAAGCGATAGAGATCTCGCATTCGATAAAGGATTCCAAGGATGACCGCATTGAAAGCGATCAGGACCACGACCCGAGCGGATGAAGAAAGGGTCTCTTCTGTGATCAATGGTTCTAATCCACCAATTATGGCGATATTGTTGGAAGACTGAAACAGCGCAACCAGAGTGAATAGGATGAGCCCAATCAAAATCGTTACGCCGCGGCCGAGACGAGCTGCCAGTTCATCGCACAAACTGCTTTCATAGACCACACCTAGACGGGCAGACAAAGCCACCATGGCAATCATTAGGATCGCAGCACCAATGATGATCGGTACTCCCACCAATCCAAAACTGGCTCCCACTTTAGAGCTAGTCAGAATAGAGCCGGGGCCCAAGACAACAGCAGCGACAATAAGGGCAGGACCGATGGATTGAAGTAAGCGTTTCATGTGTTTAAACCTAATGCCTTGCGTGGGTTTGTATCAATGAGTTGCTGAATATCAGCATCACTCAACCCGAGTTGTTCTCTTAAATTCCTTCGAAGCCGCGCCATGGTAAGCGTTGATCCTGCCAGATTGGCCGAGCCAGGTCGACGAGCGACACCTTCATCATCCACCTCAACCTCGAAACCAGAGAGTCGATGCAGCCCCGGTCCGAGACGCGCGGCACTGATAGCGTCTGTCACCATGATCGCTCGTTCCACACCCACTAAATCCAAATAATTCTTCAAACTATAAAAGTTGATGTGGTGGCCATCAGGAATGAAACAGATCCACAACTGTTCTCGAAAGTGGAGAAAACGTTGAACCACATTGTCGTGACGAGGCAACTCAACCGGACAACCATTACCGAGATGCGTGACCATACTCAGTCCATTATCGATCGCTCCTTTGAGTTGCTCCAAGCTAGGATTGCAGTGGCCGGCGGAAACCACAATTCCTTCACCCTTGAGGAAACGTGTGGTTTCGAAATACGGATCCATCTCAGGAGCCAAGGTCACCAGGCGAACCAATCCTTTTCCTACGTCCAGCATGCGTTTGGCATCGTCCACGTTAGCCAGTTTCACATACTCAGCATCGTGAGCTCCAATATACCCAGGGGCAGGATTCAAGAACGGTCCTTCCACGTGAATGCCAGCGATCATTTTCTGAGCAAGCGGATCCTTTTCACGTAGATGGACCAGGTTTGCCACTTTCAGCAGCAATCGATCAAGGCTATCGGTTATGATAGTCGCCAAAATAGAATCAAACCCATCGGTCTCGAGCGCCACGCAAGCAGAATGAAGATCTTCCACTGACAGCCCGGGTGAACAAAAGTCAGTCCCGGCATAACCATTCACTTGTATATCAAAAGGGTTCACAGCAATGATGCAGAAGGAGTATCCAGAAACATATGACAATCCGGATGTGTTTGCAAAATAGAAGCCGGAACATCTGGAGAAACCGGACCTTGGATCGCAGCTCTGACCGCTTCTGCTTTCCGCTCATCAGGAACGGTGCAAATGATCGTACGGCTTTTCATGATTTGTTGCACCGACATGGAAATCGCCTGTTTCGGGACTGAATCAAAATCAGGGAACCAGCCTTCCCCCAATTGTTGATTGCGACAAGCCTCGTTTAATTCAACCAGTAGATAGGGCTCGGTTGTTTCAAAGTCCGCGGGAGGATCATTGAAGGCCAAATGTCCATTCTCTCCAATTCCGACGAACGCTACATCAATCGAAGTCTTTGATAACATCTCCCCTACTCTCTGGCACTCATCTTCAGGGTCTGTTTCTCCATCGAGGTAATGAAACTCCTTCAAGGGACAGGGCAGAAGATCCACAAAACGTTCTTTTAAATACTTTCGAAAAGAGGCCGGCTGCTCGATAGACAATCCTATATACTCGTCGAGGTGAAAACCGGTTATGGAGGTCCAATCCAAATGGAGGAGGCGCAGTTGTTCGAGCATTTCAAATTGAGATGCACCTGTAGCCACTATTAAGGCAGCAGAATTGGATTCGGACAGCGCTTCATGAAGCCGCTGAGCACCTGAAGCAACTGCTGCCGCTCCCATTTCCTCTTTTGAACCGAAGACTCGTGTCTTCATTTAGCGGTCACGCGCGACACCATTTTTTCTAATCGCTTGGCATACTCCACCCACAGTTTCCGAGCCTCGCCGGAGTCATCGATATCCTGCCCGGCATGGACGGCCGCCATCATATGCGGTTCGATAGATAGCCAACCTTCGTAATGCGTGTCTTCCAAATCCTGCAAAATCTTTTCCTGGACGTCATCCTCGTCTATATAACAGGCCACGTACTTATCGCCCTCAGGACCTGGTTTTGCCGCCTTGATATGCACATGAGTCACGTGCTCCCAGCAGGCTCGGTAATAATCCCAAGTGACCTCCGTATTATTTTCATGGAGGCTATTGTTGCCTGTATCAAAGATCAGTTGAAATGCAGGACTATCGATCACGTTGACCAATTCAAGGAATCCAGCAGCTGTTTCGCCATAGCCGGCACAGTTTTCGTGCCCAAGAATGACCCCTTCCCCTTCAGCGATTTTGGAAAGCTCACTCAGTCGCCGAATGGTTTCCTGTCTCCAGGAAGCACGACTCAGAGGCGTGTGCCCTGAATTTGGGTACGACATGATCCTGAGGAACTTGCAATTGGCTTCCCGTATTCTCGGAGCGACCCGTCTAAGTTCGGCCACATCGAGCTGAAAATCCGTATTGATGGCTCGTGACCAGTTTCCAATCTGACCGCCAAATCCAACGACTTGGATACCTGATTCCTGGAGTGTTTCAAAAGTATGTTTCCACTCGTCCTCAGATTGATCGCACACATTGGCGCCATCAATCAGGCGTAGCTCAATGGCGGACCAACCTACCTCCTTGAGTGTAGCTATTTGATTGGGGAGAGATTTTTCTGCTTCGTCGGTAAAACCGGTCAATTGAAATGGCATGGTCTTATTAAGACTAGATTTTCGCTAGCATCAACAGGAATTCCGTACTGTATGCAAAAGAGTGGAAGAAGCTATTGAATGTTGCCACCAATAAGATCCGAATATCTCCTTAAATCAGCTCTATGAAAATCCGTATTCTACTCATTACCCTTCTTGTTACCCTGCTGAACTCATCTCTCTACGGTGAGGACAGACCTAACTTCCTCATCCTTATGTTGGATGATGCAGGCTGGACGGACCTTAGTTCCTACGGAAGCCGTATCCAAACGCCCCATATGGATAGTCTAGCGGATGAAGGAATGCGCTTTACCGACTGTCATGCTCCGGCTCCCAATTGTTCACCATCGCGTATAGGCATGCTAACGGGCCGTAGCCCTATTAGAGCCGGGATTTTCAATTACCTAAACCCGGGTACGCCTATGCATCTCCAAGCCGAGGAGGTGACAATCGCCAACTTACTGCAAGATGCTGGTTATGCGACGGGCCATTTTGGGAAATGGCATGTCAGTAAACTTAATTCCGACCAAGCCCAGCCAGAAGATCACGGCTACGATTATTACCTGGGAACCGATAACAATGCAGAGCCTAGCCACTTAAATCCTGAAAACTTTGTCCGGAACGGAATCGAACTAGGAATGATCAAGGGCTACTCCTGCGACATTGTTGCAGACGAGGCGATTGGATGGTTAAGGGCCCACGTATCGGAAAAAGAGAAACGGCCCTTCTTCACTACCGTCTGGTTCCATGAACCGCATGTTAGAATTGCATCTCCCCCCGACCTGGTGAGCGAATATGAGACACGTCATCCGGACATCAATCGCCGTGAAGCCGAATACCTCGCCAATGTAGCAAACGCCGACAGGGCCGTTGGAAGAATCTTGGAGACCCTGGAGCATTTGGAATTGGATGAAGATACCGTAGTTTTCTGCACGTCCGATAACGGGGGGTTGAACACATTTTCGAATGAGGGCTTACGCGGTTTTAAGTCCAATGTCTGGGAAGGTGGTCACCGAGTCCCAGGAATTTTCCGTTGGCCAGGGAAAATAAAAGCCGGCTCAGTATCTCACGACACGATCGGATTTGTGGATCTACTACCCACCTTCTGCGACTTGGCCGGAGTTTCACTTCCCAAGGGTCGACATCTAGATGGGCTCAGTATTAGTAATCACCTTACAGAGGGCGAATTGATAGACAGGGAATACCCGCTATTTTGGTTTTTCTATCGGGTGAATCCTTCGATGTCTTTTCGCCAAGGGGACTGGACACTGATTTCCAATACTACGGACAGTATGCGAAGAAAGACTCACGCGATTTCCAAGGAAGATCTTCCCATTATCAAGTCGGCAGAGCTAAGTGACTTTCAACTGTTTAACCTGAAGGATGACTTGGATCAAACGACCGACGTCAAAGAGAAACATAAGAAGCAATTTGAAAAGATGAAGGCCCAGATGATAAAGGTTCATAAGGAGATTGTTACCGAAGGTGAGCACTGGGACCTACCCGTGCAGAACACTCCGAAAAAGCCGATCGGGAAATAGATTAGAGATCTATTCAAAATAGGACACATTCACAGGTTCAAGAATAGGTCCTAATTCATCACTATCATTTTTCTCTTCGTCCTTGCATCCATTGGCACTAGGTTCCAGGACCGAATACAGGAAGAAGCCAACGCCTCCAAGAAGAACGAGGACGATGAATAAACCCGAGGGAAGGATACGATCAAAATTTTCATCATAAATCCCGAACGCGACACCCAACACAGCCACTACAAGGATAGGCAATAGATAAGCCGGAAGTGGTTTTATATCTTTGTCCTCAAATGGATGGCTCAAAGCTTCTTTCGTAAGCTCATCTTCCTCTCCAGTGACTTCAGTGTCAGTTTCATCAAATTTCTTCAAGCAATCCTGGCAGTACATCCGTTTTCTACCAATGGGAAGGATCATAATGAATCCAAAAAACATGATGAGGTTCCACCAGCTCAGCCGCAGGTAGCGAATTCTGGTTGAATCACAATGGGGGCAATGCTTATCCCCTTTGTCCTCCTCCAATGCCCCTATGATACCAATGGCATCTACAACATGTTCCTCATCAACCAGAATATCGATGCCATGAACGGCATTGGATATCAGCGGATCTACCGCGATTATATAATCATTGGTGAGCTCACAGGGGATGCCGAAGGACTCAAGCATCGAAATCAGCAAGTGAGCTTCCTCAACCGTTTCGACTGTCTGAATGCGTTTCAATATGTGCGGAGTTAATGAGTGGTCCTAGTCTATTCAACCGGCGACTGACTTATTCCTTCGAAAAATCTATTTGATTTACATCCAAAAACTCTCGAATAAGCACACCCAAGTCGTCACGGTTTCGTGCAAAGGCGACACCATAGGGAGTGAGGTCTCGTTCATTAAAGACTTCAGTCTCGGCACCCTTATTAAGCAGGAGTTCAATCATCTCCTTCTGCTCTCGTTAGGCCGCAAGATGGAGGGCTGTATTACCACGCTCAGTCGCGTAGTGGACGTTTGCACCATGGCGGAGCAACAGCTCTACAAAGGAAATATCCCCCGTTTCAATAGACATGGTTAAGGGGTGCTTCATCCAGAGTTTGGTAAATCCAAGAGACTCATAGCGAGCATAGAAACCCGCGCCATTGGCTTTGGCTAAAGATAGGAGCTTGTGGAATTTGTCTCCTAGACTGTTGGGATTAGCTCCCTGCTCCAATAGCTGTTCGGCTACGTCGAAGTGGTTTCTAATGATGGCGAAATTAAGCGGAGAAGAAGGGTGGTCGGCATCTGCCCCCAGTTCTAATAGCCGGCTAACCAATTCGACATGCCCTTGAACCGCCGCGTAACAAAGAGGAGTCAATCCGACGGGGTTTTCAATATCCACAGGTGTTCCTGACGAGACCAGTTTTTCGCACAAAGCAACCACGCCAGATTCTGCGGCAAGGTGAATGACATGCTGATCTCTCAGAACAATCCAGTCCTCACTTTCCGGATCCCGATAATTGTAATCGCGGATAGGGTTAGCTCCGGCATCCAATAGAGCGCAAGCGAGAGCATCGTGTCCTTTCTGAGCAGCTATAAAGATGGGCGTCTGGCCAAGCCGATCTACAAACTCGATGTCATAACCCTGCTTGAGCAGATGAGTAAAAATGTTAACGGCCCCCTGCTTCGCGACCCAAGTGACCATGGTCTCCTCTTCGAATCCCTCGGCCTGGTTTTTCCAATCAGCTACCAATCGTTCGTAGTATTGAAATAACTCCAGATCATCGACCTTTACTACCTCATACAATCCCTTTTCAAACTTGGGCTTTTTTACCTGAAGGAGAAACCATCCGAAACTGGCAAGGCATACAAGAGCTCCCATGAGGATCAAAAGAATATTCAGCAATCCCCCGGAACGGCTGTCAGATATCATTTGAGCGATCACTGTCAAAACACCCGAGGGCGTCGGTCTTATTCATTGCCATATCCTGGAAGTAAATAGCCCAGGCGACGATTCACATCGGAGCGCTCTTCCTTACGCCATTCAGCTGGAAATATCTCAGGATCAATTTCAAATTCATAGCCTTTAAGATCCTTCAGAAGCACTACTGAATTCAGAGTTAGAAACGCTTCCACCTCGTTGTTCGCTTTGGAGAGGACTTCAATGATAACCGGTGAAGGATCCTCAGCTCCTATCAACCCGAGAAACTCAGCTGCGCGGACCCGCACCAAGTTTTCTGAATCATTGGAAGCCATCATCTTCGCTTTATCTGTGAAACTGGCGGCTTCCTCATAAAAGGAACTGCACACAATCAATCCCCAATAACGGCCCCAAGGATCACTCGCATTCAATGCCTTTTCAATTCCGGCCTTCGCTTCATCAAACGAACGCAAACTCAGATCAGCAATATCCACCAAGCCCGAGATTCTCTCGCTGTTCTTTCTCCCGAATTCGACAGGGCTATCAAAGGCTTCTTCCCACAAAACACTTTCAGGAAACATGCTCAGATCGTTGATCGACTTTACCTTGTTGGTCAGGCGTTCACGCATGCTTTTTAAAACGACCGCATACTCGGGGTCATCCGCGAGATTGTTAACTTCATGCGGATCTACTTCCACGTCGTAAAGTGCCTCCGCAGCTCGAGGCTGGAAGAATTGGCTCTGAATATCATTCAATTCACCTGCCTGATACAATTCCCACCACTCCATGTATGCCAGCATACGGTAGCGATACTGATTCCATAACCCATCAAAGTTGAAGGGCTGGTAGTTCCGCTGGTAAGTGTACTTTCCTTTGCGCAGGGTCCGAACCGGATCGTATTTCTCATCCATACGGTCTGCGTAACCAAAGGATTCATCTCGTTCATTCAATTCATCAAAATCGACACCCTTGCCCAAGAACGGAACTCCGTCCATATGTGGAGGCACATTTATTCCAACCAAATTGAGCAAAGTAGGAGCAAAGTCTATAAAGCTAACAAACCCTTTGATCCGTGTGCCCAGCTTTGCATCGACCAAGTGTTTCCAGTTTTTGGGTACGTAAACAACGAGCGGCACGTGAAGCCCACTTTCATAGGCGTATCCTTTTCCGCGAGGAAGCACACCCCCATGATCACCGTAGTAAAAAATAAAAGTGTCATCGAGAACACCATCCTCCTCCAGCATTGCGATGTATTCACCGTGGTAGTCGTCGACTTTTTTGTGGTTATCCAGGTAACGGGCATGCGTATACCGGAAGGTCGGAGTATCAGGAAAATAAGGAGCTAATTTAACCGAGTCAGATGGGGTGTTATTTTTGACGGTGCGCATCTCTTCGGCCAAAAAATGCAAGCTACTCTCATGAGTAAGCGTTGTATTCTGCACATGGAAAAACGGTTGCCCTGGTTTCCGGTTGCGCCAAGTGGCTTTGGCAGATGATTCATCCCACCCCCCTTTATCGATGACATTATAATCCTGCTTTGAATTGTTGGTGGTATAATAACCGGCCTCTTTGAGATACCAGGGATACATACGACCCTTGTCAGGCATGGGCACCATTTTGGACCGACGGTGAAATTGAGCTCCGATACGTGGCCCATAAGCTCCCGTTAGCAAGGTCGTCCGAGCAACTGAACAAACCGGCGCATTTGAGAAAGCATGCTCAAAGACCAAGCCATGTTCAGCCAACTTCTCAATGTGCGGCATTGCGGCACCATTTTCGTCGTAAAGCTTCACATAGTGAACAGAATTATCTTCTGAGGTCAGCCAAACGATGTTGGGGCGATCTGCCGCAGAAAGAGCCAATAAGCCAAATAAGGCAAGGGAAGTGATGATTCGAAGGGTAAGCTTCATAGTATGATTCGAGTAATTTTGCCCTCAATTAGTTAAGTAAGGTTTGAGGAGTGGCAATACCTTTGACCCAGTCAATGCCACCCGCGCTATATCAATCAAACCCGGTCTTGCTGCATGGCGGGCATTGAAATCATATTCTTAGTACAAAAACGGGGTAATTGGATTCCCCAACTTCCCTCATTCCAGGAAGACCCTCGTCTCGAGACAGAGTTTCAGGATAAACTACTAAATGGCTAAAACACCCATCTTGGACTTTGAGTAGAGCGATCTTTTCGAACTACTCATTTTGCCTGAATCCCTGAAAAGCAGGTACGAAGTCGGGCTCGTGGAAACTTCCGTCAAAGGCTAAAGCACCCATCCGTCTACCGCAGACTCTATCGATAGCAGGATAAAGAAACTGTAATTACCCCTTATAATTTCCCATGATTTTTTCGCCGAGTAAGCGGGAATTCAGCGCTGTGAGTACGGGTGCTTTTAAGAATGGCTTCTACGCGCGATGCCTCTTTTGATTTTGAAGCAGCCACGTTTTCTTTTTCTGAAAGGTCCTTGGACAAATCGTAAAGCTCCATTGGCTTATCCATATATTTAACGCCTTTGAAGTTTCCAACCCGAACCGCCTGGATGGGGCCCTCACCTTCGTTGAACTCCCAATAAAGCACCTCATGCTCTTTCTGATCTCCTTGACCGAGCAAGGTAGGCAAATAGGAAATTCCATTAATGGAATTATCTGCGGGCCTTATTCCTGCAAGCTCACAAGCAGTGGGAAGAAAATCCCAAAATGCGGATGGATGGTCCGTCTTACTTCCCGCTTCAATCTTCCCAGGCCAACGAGCCACAAAGGGCACACGGATACCACCCTCATAAAGATCACGCTTTCCACCACGCAAAGGTCCATTGCTGTTAAAGAATCGATCTTTGCGCTCATAAACCGGACCATTATCACTCGTAAAGATGACCAGGGTATTCTTCTCAAGCCCCAGCTCTTCCAAATGGTCCAGGATTCGACCTACGTCGCGGTCCATCCTTGACACCATCCCGGCGTATGCAACGTTGCCGTCTTCATCGTCGCGATAGTGAGCCTTTTTTCGAGGCTCTACCGGCCAGCCTAGCTTCTCATAGGGGTCCTTCGAGTCCTGTGGGACCGTGAGTTCGTAATGCGGCAATGCATAAGCAACATAGAGAAAAAAAGATTCATTTTGATGCTTTTCGATATATCCCAAAGCCTCCTCGGTCACCAGGTCATGAACGTATTTGCCTTCAGTATTCAAATAATCATTACCATCGATGTGAATGACTGATTCATTGCGCCACAAAGAGGGCCAATAATGATGGTGAGCATCGACATGCGTCCGGTAGCCAAAGAAGTAATCAAACCCTTGCCGCGTCGGCATGCCATCGAGGTTAGATTCTGAGAGACCCCACTTCCCGACTATGCCGGTTGCATAACCAGCGCGCTTCATCTCCTTCGCAACGGTTTGATCCTCAGGCGTCAGATCGACCGCTTTGCCACTGACGGTCCACGTGGGATTTCCTCGAATCGTTCCATGTCCGGTATGATACCCAGTCATCAACGTGCCACGCGAAGGCATACAGACCGTGGCTCCAGCATAATGATCAGTGAATACCATGCCCTCATTCGCCATACGGTCGATCTCAGGTGTCAGGATGTGCTTTTGTCCCTGATAGCCTACATCCCCATATCCCAAATCATCAGCGAGGATGAAGATGATGTTGGGTTTGGATTCACCCCACACGATTGGGGCGGAGAATACAGAAAACAGGAGGGTAAGCGTAAGTATAATACGATTCATCGATGGCATAAAAAGATGGGTGCAACTGATAAAACTACATTCGAGTATGCAAATCAATTGGCACCATTCAAAATATTCCTTGTGAGCACAACAGAATCTTGTTTCCCAAGCCGCAATATTAGAAGTAGGCTTTCAGCATACCTTTCAAAAGGATACCGCTTTAATTATTATGAGAAGAAAGATCACGCTTATTGGCGCCGGTTCGGTTGTTTTTGCTAAAAAACTAATCGGTGACATTCTTCAGTTTCCTGAGCTGTCAGACTCAGAGATTTGTTTGATGGATCTAAATGCCCAGCGATTGAAGGTGGCAAAGATCATGACACAAAAGATGGTCGAAGTGCTAAAAGTAGATGCACGGGTGACTGCTACCACCGACCGAACGGATGCCATTCGCGGCGCACATTACGTTATTTGTACCATCCAGATGGGTGGATACGAACCCTCAACAGTCGTCGACTTTGAAATCCCCGCGAAATATGGCCTCCTTCAAACGATCGGCGATACACTGGGCGTCGGTGGAGTATTCCGAGCCCTGCGAACCATTCCACCGATTCTAGATATTTCCCGTGACATCGCTGACGTGGCTCACCCGGATTGCCTCCTGCTGAACTACAGCAATCCCATGGCTATGAATTGCTGGGCGCTCGACCGCGCTACAGGTATTCCGCACGTCGGTCTCTGCCATTCAGTTCAACACACGTCCCAGGCCCTGGCCAGTTATACCGGGCTGAACTACGACGACGTCACATACAAAGTGGCTGGTATCAATCACATGGCTTTCTTCCTGGAGTTTAATTACAAAGGACAGGATGCCTACCCTCTGCTTTTTAAGGCACTGGAAGATCCTGCTGCCGTAGTCCAGGACAAGGTGCGCTTTGAAATGATGCGACGCCTCGGATACTTCGTCACCGAATCCAGTGAACACCAAAGCGAGTACGTGCCGTATTTCATTCACCATGGAGAAAAGGTCATCGACGAGTTTCTCATCCCTATCGATGAATATCGTCGTCGCTGTGAAGCCATCATCGCTACCTGGAAGCAGGAAGAAAAAGAACTGCTGGGAGAGGTCGAAGGAAAGGACTTCGAGGTCGCTCCTCAGTCCCAAGAATACGGGGCCTATATCATTCATGCACGGGAATCCAACGACCCGACCACTATCTATGGGAATGTGCCCAACCGTGACTTGATCACCAACCTCCCGGATGGATGTTGCGTCGAGGTTCCGATTGTAGTGGACGACAAAGGACTCCACCCAGAATCGATTGGCAAGCTACCACCGCAACTCGCTGCTATCTGCAGAACGAATGTCAACGTGCAAGACCTCACCGTCGAAGCTGCGTTGACCAAGCAACGCAAATACATTTACCAAGCGGTTATGATAGATCCCCACACATCTGCCACACTCACTCTCGATAAGATCTGGGCGATGTGTGACGAGCTGATCGAAGCGCATCAGAAAGATGGATACATGGGAAAATTCGCACCGGTGATTAAAAACACAGGACGTGCCTATAAAGGCACGGGAGATCGAGCGACCGTGTTTCTGGATTCCGGCGATGCATTCTCATTCAATGCAGGCTCCGAAAATGTTCTTAACCTACACATAGATAACCCGGGAACAGAAGCACTGGATACCCAGATCGAATTTACCTCCTCAATCAATGGAGTCGTTGTGAAACCGATAGAAGTCCGTGTTGAACCGAACTCAAAAGCCCTATTCCCCATCTCCGTTTCCCTAGAGACAACGATCGACCAAACAATCGAGATCGATCCAAAAACGGACGCCCTAAATCTTCTCTGTCGCGGTGTCTCGTTGAGTCCAAGAAATGTATTGGATAAAGATGAATCGGGCAGATCTAAATTTGAGCTTCAACTGGGCGGTGAGCTCGCTGCATTCGGAACGATAACACGCGATAACGAAAACCTGTGTCTGGAAATCACCGTCAACGACTCTGATATCCAACCAGCTCAGAGCAGTGTCATAGGTATTATGGCAGGATCTGCAATCGAACTCCGCATAGCAGCCCATGAGCAATCTGAGATAAAAACCATCAACATCCTCCCTGGCAAAAAGGGCGACGAATCTTCAGCCGGTTTTTTCAACACCCTGGACAAAGCTCTCGGATGCGGACACATTACTCAAAAGACGAGTCCGCTTAGCTATAAAATTGAAGCCATCCTCCCTCTAGCTGAATTGAGTCTGCAA
This genomic stretch from Opitutia bacterium ISCC 52 harbors:
- a CDS encoding PIG-L family deacetylase: MGEAKSALGMFAHPDDIEFVAAGTLLLLKERGWDIHYMNLTGGDLGSLEHDRDETRCIRIQEGQDAAKLLRATFHDPVCNDLEILYELETIRRITAVIRETDPSIILTHALSDYMMDHENTAKLTVSSAFVKGMPNYETHPPVEAVSTNTTIYHAMPHGLQTPMREKVRAGLYVDTGSVHSTKREALAAHKSQKHFLDATQGMDSYLVTMDELSKGVGKLSGRYEHAEGWRRHLHLGFSTEEQDPLAEALKDVCCIDEAYEASLREPK
- a CDS encoding divalent metal cation transporter, which encodes MKRLLQSIGPALIVAAVVLGPGSILTSSKVGASFGLVGVPIIIGAAILMIAMVALSARLGVVYESSLCDELAARLGRGVTILIGLILFTLVALFQSSNNIAIIGGLEPLITEETLSSSARVVVLIAFNAVILGILYRMRDLYRFIEKLMKFLIAFMCAAFVVNFLLVLFNPPDFEPVRPTGSPDLIPLLGMIGTTFSVGGAFYQAYLVKERGWGMGDVRKGMLDSMVSISVLGIITVIILLTAWRTFYGMPGGVTLASVGDVARQLEPLFGSGARYIFAGGILAGALSSFLVNAMIGGTVMSDALGKGSRLNDRWPVHLTALALLVGMMVAIASLVQEGSTVLLITFAQALTVLGIPALAAALIYLGTRKELSGDRKTPKPILILATIGLIVSLVLAGLTASKVYAKMNSPELAEVAQTS
- a CDS encoding N-acetylglucosamine-6-phosphate deacetylase; amino-acid sequence: MNPFDIQVNGYAGTDFCSPGLSVEDLHSACVALETDGFDSILATIITDSLDRLLLKVANLVHLREKDPLAQKMIAGIHVEGPFLNPAPGYIGAHDAEYVKLANVDDAKRMLDVGKGLVRLVTLAPEMDPYFETTRFLKGEGIVVSAGHCNPSLEQLKGAIDNGLSMVTHLGNGCPVELPRHDNVVQRFLHFREQLWICFIPDGHHINFYSLKNYLDLVGVERAIMVTDAISAARLGPGLHRLSGFEVEVDDEGVARRPGSANLAGSTLTMARLRRNLREQLGLSDADIQQLIDTNPRKALGLNT
- a CDS encoding glucosamine-6-phosphate deaminase; translated protein: MKTRVFGSKEEMGAAAVASGAQRLHEALSESNSAALIVATGASQFEMLEQLRLLHLDWTSITGFHLDEYIGLSIEQPASFRKYLKERFVDLLPCPLKEFHYLDGETDPEDECQRVGEMLSKTSIDVAFVGIGENGHLAFNDPPADFETTEPYLLVELNEACRNQQLGEGWFPDFDSVPKQAISMSVQQIMKSRTIICTVPDERKAEAVRAAIQGPVSPDVPASILQTHPDCHMFLDTPSASLL
- a CDS encoding sugar phosphate isomerase/epimerase; this encodes MPFQLTGFTDEAEKSLPNQIATLKEVGWSAIELRLIDGANVCDQSEDEWKHTFETLQESGIQVVGFGGQIGNWSRAINTDFQLDVAELRRVAPRIREANCKFLRIMSYPNSGHTPLSRASWRQETIRRLSELSKIAEGEGVILGHENCAGYGETAAGFLELVNVIDSPAFQLIFDTGNNSLHENNTEVTWDYYRACWEHVTHVHIKAAKPGPEGDKYVACYIDEDDVQEKILQDLEDTHYEGWLSIEPHMMAAVHAGQDIDDSGEARKLWVEYAKRLEKMVSRVTAK